ACGGGGAACGCGACGGCCAACCCCGCGGCGGCCGCCCACGAGTGCCGTCCGACCCACCGCATGTAGAAGGCCAGGTAGAGCGCCGCCGCGACATAGAGGCCGATGGCCTGCGTGAGCACGACGAAGGCGGCCGCCGGGCCCACCACCGCCAGCACCGGGCCGAGTGCCTGGCGGGTCACGAAGGCATAGGGGCTGGCGCGCCGGCCGGCCTTGACCGCGATCGCCAGGCAGCACCCGATCAGGAGGACGGCGAGCCAGAACGGGAAGAAGCCGCTCTGGGGCCCGTCCGTCCCCCAGCGGATCCCCAGGCGCAGGGCATCCACCAGGACGAGCACGCCCACCGCGGCGAGGATCGCTGCCGTGATCAGGTTAGCGGCACGCATCGGGCGGCCGGGACCGGGACGATCGAGGACCTGGCCCGCCTACTTCTTGAGGAGGCCGCCCTTGGTCATGAGCTCCTTGTGGAGCTGTTCCGCCCCCGCCACCCACTTGACATAGTCGGGGCCGGTGAGCCAGGAGGGCTTGAGTGCGCCCCTGGAGAGGTACTCCTTGAACTCGGCGGAGTCATAGACCTTCTTGAGGAAGCCCTGGTACCACTCCACGGCTTCCTTGGGCATGTCGGGCGCGCCGAAGATGCCGCGCAGCATGAGGTAGTTGATGTCCGCGCCGATCGCTTCCTTGATCGTCGGGATGTCCTTCCAGTCGGCGTCCGGGATGCGCGCGGTATCGAACACCGCCAGGGGTCGGACCCGCCCCGCCTTCCAGTGGCTGGCGCACTCGATGGGGTTGTTCACCGTGGAGTCCACGTGCTTGCCCACGAGGTTCACGCAGACCTCGCCGCCGCCCTTGAAGGGGACGTAGGTGAACTTCACCCCCTGGGACTGCTCCAGCAGGATCGTGATGATCTGGTCCTCCTGGGCGGAGCCGGTCCCGCCCATCTTCATGACCCCGCCCTTCTCCTTCACGGCCGCGAGGTATTCCTTGGCGGTCTTGTAGGGCGTCTCGCCGTTCACCCAGAGGATGAACTGGTCGAGCGCCATGCGGGCGACAGGGGTCAGATCCTTCCAGTTGAACGGAACGCCGGTGTGTAACGGCGTGGTGAAGAGGTTGGAGAGCGTGATGATGATGGTGTGGGCGTCGCCCTTCTTGCCCTTGACGTGCAGGAACCCTTCGGCTCCGGCGCCGCCGGACTTGTTGACCACGATGAGGGGCCGCGGGGAGAGCTTGTGCTTCTCGGCGATCCCCGCGATGAGGCGGGCCATCTGGTCCGCCCCGCCGCCGGTGCCGGCCGGGATCACGAACTCGATGGGCTTGGTGGGCTCCCAGGCGGCGTGGGCGGCCAGCGGCAGGGCCGTGCACAGCGTGAGGGCGATGATCAGACAGGCAAGAGGTCCCCGTCGGAGTCCCATGCGGCATCCTCCTCGCGGTCGTGCTGCGGGTGTGAGGCCATTCTCCCGATCGCGGTCGGGAACTGCCGGAGTCCGGAGGACAGCGGGGCTTGCCCTTCGCACCGCGCCAGGGCCGGGCTCCAGGGACCCCGGGGTCCCGGCCCTGCGGGCGATGCCGACACGCACTAGGGCATCGGCACTACCGGCCTCTTCTCCTTCCAGAACGGGATAACGCCGGGAATCTCCCACTTGTTCCACATCTCGTCAACCTTGGACTGGAAATAGTCCAGGTCCTCCTCGGTGAAGTGGGCGAAGCGCCCCTGCTTGAGCAGGTACTCCCGGACGGGCCTGCGCGGGCGCCCCTCGGCGATGGCCTTGGTCTTGCCGTAGTGGCGAACCACGCCGTCCTCGACCTCGTAGAGGGGGAAGATGCCCGTCTCGACGGCCAGCTCGCCCAGCTCGTGGGAGAGCATCGGGTCGAAGTCCCACCCCTTCGGGCAGGGATCGAAGGAGTGGATGAAGGTGGGCCCGCCGATCGAGAGCGCCTTCCGCACCTTGTTCATCATGTCCACGGCGTAGGAGGCGTCCACCGTGGCCACGTAGCGGCACTCCGGATGCCCGGCCGCGAGCATGCCGGCCGTGTTCTTCTTCCAGCGCGTGTGCAGGATGCGCTTCACGGAGCCGGGGGGGCTGAAGGTGGTATGGGCGCCGTAGGGCGTCGAGCCCGAGACCTGGATGTCCGTGTTGGCGTACGACTCGTTGTCGTAGAGGAAGATGAGGCAGTTGTACTCCTTGTGGGTGAGCGTCGCCGAGATGGCGGCGAGCCCCATGTCGGCGCCTCCCCCGTCACCGCAGAAGGCGATGACGTTGATGGGCTCGGCCTTCATCCGCCCCTTTCGCATGAGCGCCTTGAGGCCGGCCGCGGTGCCGAGCGCCGCGGACCCCGACGAGCCGAGCTGCGTGTGCATCCACGGCACCACCCAGGGTGTCGTGTAGTAGGTGGTGTTCGCCACGTACATGCAGCCCGTGGCGCCGAGCACGATGGTCCGCGGCCCCGCGGCCTTGATCATGAGCCGCATGACGAGGGCCGATTCGCATCCCTGGCAGGTGCGGTGCCCGGAGGTGAAGTACTCCTCCACGGACACCTTCTTCACGCCCTTGAAGAGCGGCAGGGCCTGTGTGGCGTTGGTGAAGGTCTCTGGCATGGGTGTTTCTCCTTGCCTCGGCGTCTCGGCGACGCCCTTTACTTACCGGCAACGCCCCGCTGCGCGGGGCTTGCCATGTGGTGGCTTCGCCTCGTCCCTATTCGCGGACACCGAGCCAGTGGGTCTTCAGGTCGGACTTGCCGGCCCTGGCGGCCGCGAAGCACATGTCGGCTACCTTGGAGACGTCCGCCAGCGTGACCTCGCGCCCGCCGAGTCCCCCGATGAAGGACAGGAGCGGCGGCCGCTTGTCGGCGTTGTAGAGGGCGGCCCGGATCTCGTTGGCGACCACGCCCGAGCCGAAGGGCGAGCCGAACGAGTAGTCGCGATCGATGACGCCGATGGCACCGGCCCGCGCCAGCGCCGCGGCCAGCTTCTCGGTGGGGAAGGGCCGGAACCACCTCGGCCGGATCAGTCCGACCTTCTTGCCCTGGGCCCGCATGTTGCGGATCCCGACCTTCAAGGGCAGCGAGATGGTCCCCATACCCATCAGGATGACTTCGGCGTCCGCCGTCATGTACTCCTCGAACCACGGGTTGTCCGGGCCGCGGCCGAAGACCTTCCTGAAGTCGGCGTAGGCCTCCTCGATGACGGTATAGGCGCGGCTCATGGCCTCGTTGTTCTGCCGCCGGATCTCGATCACCCAGTCCTCGTTGGCCTGGGGCGCCACGGAGATGGGGTTGTCCGGATGCAGCTGCAAGTCGCCCCGGTCGTACTTCGGCAGGAAACGGTCCACCTTGGCCTTGGTGGGCACCTGGACCAGCGCCTGGGAATGCGTGAGGAAGGCGCCGTCAGCCGAGATGGCGATGGGCAGGAAGACTCGCCGGTCCTCGGCGATGCGGTATGCCAGGAGTGCCGTGTCGAGCATCTCCTGAGCCGTGTCCACCCAGGTGAGCAGCCAGCCGAGGTCGCGCACCACGAGGGCGTCGTTGTGCTCGACGCCGAAGGCGCCCGGATCGTCCAGGGCGCGGTTGCCCACCATGGCGACCATGGGGACGCGGAGCGGCGGCGTCACCGTCAGGCACTCCATGGCGTACATCCAGCCGACGCCCGAGGAGCCGCAGAACACGCGGGCGCCTACCGTCGAGGCGTGCTTGACGATCTCGAACTGGCTGTGTTCGCCCTCGGCCACGATGTACTCGGCCACGAGCTTGCCGTTGGCGATCTTCTTGGCGATGGCCTGCATCACCGTATCGTAGGGGCGGATGGGATACGCGGTGACGACGTCGATGTCCGCCAGCGTCAACGCTTCCGCGCAGGCCTCACTGCCGGAGATAAGCATCTCCGTGTCGCCGGGGGCCGCCGCCGGCATCTTGGTCTCGACAGCCATCGTGGTCTCCTTGTCACCATGGCGCGGGCCCCCGGGCTGTCGCCCGCCCGCGCCTCGTGGCTCGCTCCCCTCGTCCGTCCCCTGCCCCGCGGGCCCCCGGGCTGTCGCCCGCCCGCGCCTCGTGGCTCGCTCCCCTCGTTCCTAGGGTGTCTTCCTGTCGGCGTTCTCGCCGGGGATGCCCGTGGTGATCTCCATGCCGCCCGTGTCAAGATCTTGCTTCAATTCCTGGGCGTACTGCCCGCGGAAGCGGAAGCCGTGGGAGCGCGCGACGTGGGCCTTGTCGCTGACCTTGGCCGCAAGCCACGCCCGGTACCTGTCCTTGTCCTTCCGCCACGCCTCCCACTGACTCGCGTTATCGTCGAAGGCGGCCTCGCTCACCATGGTGATGCACTCCTTGGCGGGGCACACCGCCTCGCAGACGCCGCAGCCGCAGCAGGCCTCCATGTCGGCGTCGTAGAGACCGTCCGGGGTGACGTTGAAGCAGGAATCGGGGCATTGCAGCCAGCAGAGCGTGCACTTCACGCACTTGTCGAAGTCGATGACCGGCCGCATCGTGCGGGTCGTGAACTTCTTGAAGTACGGGTTCCGTTCCGGCACATAGCCCTTGCCGCCCTCCATGGGCTTGCCCACGGGGATGGCCGGGATGCTGACGCCTTCCCGCATCTCCCACCACTTCGGCTTCTCGAAGGAGAATGGCGTCTCGGCGTTGCCCTCGGTGATGTTCACCGGCCGGGTCTCGAGCCGCTCATGGGCCTTGCGCGCCGAGGCCACCTTGACCTCCGAGCCCCACTCCGCGTCCTTGATGGCCTGGCACACGGCGTCGAGGGAGAGGAAGTCGGGCTTGATCCTGGCCAGGGCCCCGAGGACGCGTGCCTCCGTGTGATCCTCGCGGTACACCCAGAGCCCCGAGAAGGAGGCCTTGGCCCTGACCAGCGCCAGCGTGTAGGCGGCCTCCTTCTTGTGGATGTCCTTCAGGAGATCCTCCGCCGGCTGGAGCGAGGTCATCAGCACGGTGCCGCCGGGCAAGGTGAGCCGGTTGATCGGCTGCAGGCCGTACCACGCCCAGGACTCGACGCCCTTGGCCAGCGTGTCGTCCACGCAGATCGTGACATCGACCTCCTGGGGCTCGTAGCGCGCCATGTTCTGCTCGAGCTCCTCCTGGCTGTCGGCCACGATGGCGAAGTCCTTGGCGGGGATGCCGTTGCGCTGCGGGCTGTCGCCGTAGCGGCCGAAGGCGATGCCCCAGCGGCCCGCCTTGCGCGCGGAGAAGACGATTCCCCTGCAGATGCGCGAGGCCAGGTTCTTCTGGAAGATGCCCCGGTACACGACCTCGCAGGTGAAATGCGCCATGCTGACCTCCTACGCAGGCACGAAGGCCCGGGCGAGATTCCGATGGATTCGATGAGGGGTGGTCATTGGTCGGTTGGTCCGACCACACTATGCCCTCGATACCCCCCCTGCTGTCAACTGGTCGTTTGCTATGGGAAAAGAGGGCGAGATGGCCGACTAGCCGGTGCTCCCGTCAGGTCCGCCAGCTGCCAAGTCCACCATGTGAGCGGGTGCCGGGGGCGCGGCGCGGACCATCGCGGTGAAGTACTGGTGGACGGTGAGATCCTCGGTGAGCTCTGGATGGAAGGCGGCGACCAGGACGCTGCCCTGCCGGGCCATCACGCACTCGCCTCCAAGCTCGGCCAGCGGCCTGACTGCAGGGCCGAGTCGCCGGATCCGCGGGGCGCGGATGAACACCGCCTTGAACCGCACGTGTCCCTGACCGAGGTCGGCCCCAAGCTCGGTCTCGAAGGACTCCTTCTGCCGGCCGTAGGCGTTGCGCTCGGCCGTGATGTCGATGAAGCCCAGCGAGCGCTGCGCGGGGTGCGCCACCTCGCGGGCGAGGAGGATGAGGCCGGCGCAGGTGCCGAAGATCGGCCGGCCCGCCCCATGGAACCGGCCCAGGGCAGGGATGAAGTCCCAGGCGTCCATGAGCTTGAGGAGCGTCGTGCTCTCGCCACCGGGAATGACGAGCCCCGACACCTCCTCGAGCTGCTCTGCCTTCCGCACCTCCACCGAGGAAACGCCGATCCGCGCCAGCGCCTTCCGGTGGAGGTCGAAATCACCCTGGAGCGCCAGCACCCCGATCTTCATATGCCCTGGCTCGTTCACGTTCACCGGATCTCCGTCCTCGCTCGGCTCGCCGTGCGGCACGGCTCCCCTCGCCCGCCTCGCTCCGCTCGGCTGACTTCCTTCTTCCGCTCGGCTCGCCCCCTCGCCCGCCTCGCTCCGCTCGGCTGACTTCCTTCTTCCGCTCGGCTCGCCGT
This window of the Candidatus Rokuibacteriota bacterium genome carries:
- the pdxT gene encoding pyridoxal 5'-phosphate synthase glutaminase subunit PdxT, whose protein sequence is MKIGVLALQGDFDLHRKALARIGVSSVEVRKAEQLEEVSGLVIPGGESTTLLKLMDAWDFIPALGRFHGAGRPIFGTCAGLILLAREVAHPAQRSLGFIDITAERNAYGRQKESFETELGADLGQGHVRFKAVFIRAPRIRRLGPAVRPLAELGGECVMARQGSVLVAAFHPELTEDLTVHQYFTAMVRAAPPAPAHMVDLAAGGPDGSTG
- a CDS encoding tripartite tricarboxylate transporter TctB family protein, yielding MRAANLITAAILAAVGVLVLVDALRLGIRWGTDGPQSGFFPFWLAVLLIGCCLAIAVKAGRRASPYAFVTRQALGPVLAVVGPAAAFVVLTQAIGLYVAAALYLAFYMRWVGRHSWAAAAGLAVAFPVITFLVFERWFLVPMPKGPLEAWLGY
- a CDS encoding pyruvate ferredoxin oxidoreductase codes for the protein MPAAAPGDTEMLISGSEACAEALTLADIDVVTAYPIRPYDTVMQAIAKKIANGKLVAEYIVAEGEHSQFEIVKHASTVGARVFCGSSGVGWMYAMECLTVTPPLRVPMVAMVGNRALDDPGAFGVEHNDALVVRDLGWLLTWVDTAQEMLDTALLAYRIAEDRRVFLPIAISADGAFLTHSQALVQVPTKAKVDRFLPKYDRGDLQLHPDNPISVAPQANEDWVIEIRRQNNEAMSRAYTVIEEAYADFRKVFGRGPDNPWFEEYMTADAEVILMGMGTISLPLKVGIRNMRAQGKKVGLIRPRWFRPFPTEKLAAALARAGAIGVIDRDYSFGSPFGSGVVANEIRAALYNADKRPPLLSFIGGLGGREVTLADVSKVADMCFAAARAGKSDLKTHWLGVRE
- a CDS encoding (4Fe-4S)-binding protein; translation: MAHFTCEVVYRGIFQKNLASRICRGIVFSARKAGRWGIAFGRYGDSPQRNGIPAKDFAIVADSQEELEQNMARYEPQEVDVTICVDDTLAKGVESWAWYGLQPINRLTLPGGTVLMTSLQPAEDLLKDIHKKEAAYTLALVRAKASFSGLWVYREDHTEARVLGALARIKPDFLSLDAVCQAIKDAEWGSEVKVASARKAHERLETRPVNITEGNAETPFSFEKPKWWEMREGVSIPAIPVGKPMEGGKGYVPERNPYFKKFTTRTMRPVIDFDKCVKCTLCWLQCPDSCFNVTPDGLYDADMEACCGCGVCEAVCPAKECITMVSEAAFDDNASQWEAWRKDKDRYRAWLAAKVSDKAHVARSHGFRFRGQYAQELKQDLDTGGMEITTGIPGENADRKTP
- a CDS encoding tripartite tricarboxylate transporter substrate binding protein; protein product: MGLRRGPLACLIIALTLCTALPLAAHAAWEPTKPIEFVIPAGTGGGADQMARLIAGIAEKHKLSPRPLIVVNKSGGAGAEGFLHVKGKKGDAHTIIITLSNLFTTPLHTGVPFNWKDLTPVARMALDQFILWVNGETPYKTAKEYLAAVKEKGGVMKMGGTGSAQEDQIITILLEQSQGVKFTYVPFKGGGEVCVNLVGKHVDSTVNNPIECASHWKAGRVRPLAVFDTARIPDADWKDIPTIKEAIGADINYLMLRGIFGAPDMPKEAVEWYQGFLKKVYDSAEFKEYLSRGALKPSWLTGPDYVKWVAGAEQLHKELMTKGGLLKK
- a CDS encoding pyruvate synthase; this translates as MPETFTNATQALPLFKGVKKVSVEEYFTSGHRTCQGCESALVMRLMIKAAGPRTIVLGATGCMYVANTTYYTTPWVVPWMHTQLGSSGSAALGTAAGLKALMRKGRMKAEPINVIAFCGDGGGADMGLAAISATLTHKEYNCLIFLYDNESYANTDIQVSGSTPYGAHTTFSPPGSVKRILHTRWKKNTAGMLAAGHPECRYVATVDASYAVDMMNKVRKALSIGGPTFIHSFDPCPKGWDFDPMLSHELGELAVETGIFPLYEVEDGVVRHYGKTKAIAEGRPRRPVREYLLKQGRFAHFTEEDLDYFQSKVDEMWNKWEIPGVIPFWKEKRPVVPMP